A window of Blastomonas sp. SL216 contains these coding sequences:
- a CDS encoding DUF2163 domain-containing protein: MRTRWFDRPLETIAMLWHIERADGIALGFAAHDRDLVIGHVRYHAAPGMLPSAIEMDDGFDPLDMDVGGALSHQLIRADDLEAGRWNGAAIRMGLVDWERPQDGAAWFWHGHLGSVSIEGQQFTAELRGLKALLDADYAPTSSPSCRAEFCGPGCGLSRARFERIGVLAAVEGDALVFEGLVGPDAAKLVQGQVRWISGACAGLDSRIIDHDGPGLLLERSLAPQPQAGDLALLIEGCDKAFATCSARFGNAVNFRGEPHLPGNDLLTRFATF; encoded by the coding sequence TCGCGATGCTCTGGCATATCGAGCGCGCGGATGGCATTGCCCTGGGCTTTGCAGCGCATGATCGCGATCTGGTGATCGGCCATGTGCGCTATCACGCCGCACCGGGAATGCTGCCCTCTGCGATCGAGATGGATGACGGCTTTGATCCCCTCGACATGGATGTGGGCGGTGCGCTCAGCCATCAGTTGATCCGCGCCGACGATCTGGAAGCCGGGCGCTGGAACGGGGCAGCGATCCGCATGGGGCTGGTCGATTGGGAGCGACCGCAGGACGGCGCAGCCTGGTTCTGGCATGGCCATCTGGGTTCCGTTTCGATCGAGGGGCAGCAGTTCACCGCAGAGCTTCGTGGTCTGAAGGCGCTGCTGGATGCTGACTATGCGCCCACCTCTTCGCCTTCGTGCCGGGCAGAATTCTGCGGCCCTGGTTGCGGACTGAGCCGCGCGCGGTTCGAGCGGATCGGCGTGCTGGCGGCTGTCGAGGGTGATGCGCTGGTCTTCGAGGGACTGGTCGGACCAGATGCTGCGAAACTTGTGCAGGGGCAGGTGCGCTGGATCAGCGGGGCCTGTGCAGGGCTGGACAGCCGCATCATCGACCATGACGGGCCAGGCCTTTTGCTGGAGCGAAGCCTAGCACCGCAGCCTCAGGCGGGAGACCTGGCGCTGCTGATCGAGGGGTGTGACAAGGCGTTTGCGACCTGTTCTGCTCGGTTCGGCAATGCCGTGAACTTTCGCGGCGAACCGCATTTGCCCGGCAACGATCTGCTCACCCGTTTTGCGACCTTCTGA
- a CDS encoding peptidoglycan endopeptidase, with translation MDDGARLAAAARTLLGCPFRLHGRDPATGLDCVGVVAAAMDRIGHAVAVPADYRLRGGSMHRFDSWASACGLQPHDEGAASAPGDVLLCEVVAQHFHVMLDCGDALVHAHVALGRVVACPPPAPWPVRRRWRLQQG, from the coding sequence ATGGACGATGGAGCCAGGCTCGCGGCAGCGGCACGAACGTTGCTGGGCTGCCCTTTCCGCCTGCACGGGCGCGATCCGGCCACCGGGCTCGATTGCGTCGGGGTGGTGGCAGCAGCCATGGACCGCATCGGGCATGCGGTTGCCGTGCCCGCCGATTACCGGCTGCGCGGCGGGTCTATGCACCGGTTCGACAGCTGGGCATCCGCATGCGGGCTGCAACCTCATGATGAGGGCGCCGCATCGGCCCCGGGCGACGTTCTGTTGTGCGAGGTCGTGGCGCAGCATTTCCACGTCATGCTCGATTGCGGCGATGCGCTTGTGCACGCGCATGTCGCCCTGGGCCGGGTGGTGGCCTGCCCCCCGCCAGCGCCCTGGCCGGTGCGGCGGCGCTGGCGGCTTCAGCAAGGATAA
- a CDS encoding phage tail protein: MATLVLSTVGTLVGGPLGGALGALVGRTIDQTVLFRPKDREGPRLTDLAVQSSQYGSPFAHVHGRVRIAGTVIWATDLKERRIREGGGKGRPGTTRYSYSVSFAVALSARPIAGVGRIWAEGNLLRGQDGVFTSETGFRLHTGHGDQALDPLIASAEGLSDCPAYRGLAYAVFEDMALEEFGNRIPSLTFEVIGDPGDGGDVALGPIVAALAAAPAAPEGDFAVTGWSLADMSRREALQTIASGFPLVLREEQAGLQPQWLENAGAPPAVIARTALLLRDQAAAFDRQRIAPTAGAMALRYYEPERDYQPGLRRSGTSSSGRAQQIDVPAVMTAGLAQQRADQLVRLQRDGLERLNLRVALFDPALQPGRIVMVEGVAGHWRIRRWHWGGEGIDLELVSQRVGGLAVLAASDPGRSVNTPDDAIGPTTMALFDLPSPLDRPLMHAHIAIAVAGASAGWRGAHVHEVEEGGSSGALLDFLRVGATLGQVLDPPGPGTPMLRDDRSSIVVQLVRDGPFALTNADDDALARGANMAVIGSELIQFARAAPLGDRTFQLTGLWRGRGGTEDAIAGHGVGEWFALVNDALALVDPDQIGARPDFRIAAQGRGDAVPVVAELAGHGRAVRPLAPVHGRIEAHDTGAITLRWTRRSRNGFAWRDLVEVPLGEELEAYRVSLIADGVLVAEREASLPEITLDTVTMAEARSLATHALTVAIVQRGALGISPPLVLALPL; this comes from the coding sequence GTGGCAACATTGGTTTTGAGCACGGTCGGCACGCTGGTCGGCGGACCGCTGGGCGGTGCACTGGGGGCTCTGGTCGGCCGGACGATCGACCAGACGGTGCTGTTTCGACCGAAGGATCGCGAAGGGCCCCGGCTCACCGATCTGGCGGTGCAGAGCTCGCAATATGGCAGCCCGTTTGCGCATGTGCATGGCCGGGTACGGATTGCCGGAACCGTCATCTGGGCGACGGATCTCAAGGAGCGCCGCATCCGCGAGGGGGGCGGCAAGGGCAGGCCGGGCACGACCCGCTACAGCTATTCGGTGTCGTTTGCCGTGGCGCTTTCTGCGCGGCCGATCGCCGGCGTTGGGCGTATCTGGGCCGAGGGCAATCTGCTGCGCGGCCAGGACGGCGTCTTTACCAGCGAAACCGGCTTCCGCCTGCACACCGGCCATGGCGACCAGGCGCTCGATCCGCTGATCGCATCTGCCGAAGGGTTAAGCGATTGCCCGGCCTATCGCGGCCTTGCCTATGCGGTGTTCGAGGATATGGCGCTGGAAGAATTCGGCAACCGTATCCCTTCGCTCACCTTCGAGGTGATCGGCGATCCGGGCGACGGGGGCGATGTGGCACTGGGCCCGATCGTGGCCGCGCTTGCCGCAGCCCCTGCCGCGCCCGAGGGTGATTTCGCGGTCACTGGCTGGAGCCTTGCCGATATGTCGCGGCGCGAGGCCCTGCAGACGATCGCCAGCGGCTTTCCATTGGTGCTGCGGGAAGAGCAGGCAGGGCTTCAGCCGCAATGGCTGGAAAATGCGGGAGCGCCTCCTGCGGTCATAGCTCGCACGGCGCTGTTGCTGCGCGATCAGGCCGCAGCCTTTGACCGGCAGCGGATTGCACCAACAGCGGGTGCGATGGCGCTGCGCTATTACGAGCCCGAGCGCGATTATCAGCCCGGCCTTAGGCGCAGCGGGACCAGCAGCAGTGGCCGCGCGCAGCAGATCGACGTGCCCGCGGTCATGACGGCAGGGTTGGCGCAGCAGCGGGCCGATCAGCTGGTTCGCCTGCAACGCGACGGGCTCGAGCGGCTGAACCTTCGGGTCGCGCTGTTCGATCCTGCGCTCCAGCCTGGCCGGATCGTGATGGTGGAGGGCGTTGCCGGCCACTGGCGGATACGGCGCTGGCATTGGGGCGGCGAGGGCATCGATCTCGAACTCGTCAGCCAGCGCGTGGGCGGTCTTGCTGTGCTCGCAGCCAGCGACCCGGGGCGCAGCGTCAACACGCCGGATGATGCGATCGGCCCGACGACAATGGCGCTGTTCGATCTGCCCTCGCCGCTCGACCGGCCGCTGATGCATGCGCATATCGCCATTGCCGTTGCGGGAGCTTCCGCAGGGTGGCGCGGTGCTCATGTCCATGAGGTCGAAGAAGGCGGTTCGTCGGGCGCGTTGCTGGATTTCCTGCGGGTTGGTGCGACACTTGGCCAGGTGCTCGATCCGCCGGGGCCTGGAACGCCAATGCTGCGCGATGATCGCAGCAGCATTGTGGTCCAGCTCGTCCGGGATGGCCCCTTTGCCTTGACCAATGCCGATGATGACGCGCTGGCGCGAGGGGCGAATATGGCGGTGATCGGATCGGAGCTGATCCAGTTCGCGCGGGCGGCCCCGCTGGGCGATCGGACGTTCCAGCTGACCGGGCTGTGGCGCGGGCGGGGCGGGACCGAGGATGCGATCGCTGGGCATGGCGTCGGCGAGTGGTTCGCGCTGGTCAACGATGCGCTTGCGCTGGTCGATCCCGATCAGATCGGCGCGCGGCCGGATTTCCGCATTGCTGCGCAAGGCCGAGGCGATGCTGTGCCGGTGGTCGCCGAGCTTGCCGGTCATGGCCGAGCGGTGCGCCCCCTGGCGCCCGTCCATGGCCGGATAGAGGCCCATGATACCGGTGCGATCACGCTGCGCTGGACCCGTCGCAGTCGCAACGGCTTTGCCTGGCGCGATCTGGTCGAAGTTCCGCTGGGTGAGGAGCTGGAGGCCTATCGCGTGTCGCTCATCGCCGATGGCGTGCTGGTCGCGGAGCGAGAAGCCAGTTTGCCCGAGATCACGCTTGATACCGTAACAATGGCCGAGGCGCGGAGCCTCGCGACGCACGCGCTGACCGTTGCGATCGTGCAGCGCGGCGCGCTCGGCATCTCGCCCCCGCTGGTTCTGGCCTTGCCGCTGTGA
- a CDS encoding DUF2793 domain-containing protein: MPSTPNFSLPMLYAAQAQKEITHNEALVLIDALLAGVIVAIANDPAGLSPQPGEAFIVGDAPVGLWAAQACCIAIFSDGGWRFAPAVNAMRLFDRTAGVMRRFDGSNWLGYPAIADATGGSVVDAEARATLAAVLVALRQAGLAAVT, encoded by the coding sequence ATGCCATCGACGCCCAATTTTTCGCTGCCCATGCTATACGCGGCCCAGGCGCAAAAGGAGATCACGCACAACGAGGCGCTGGTGCTCATCGATGCCCTTCTGGCCGGAGTGATCGTTGCCATCGCAAACGATCCCGCAGGGCTGTCGCCGCAGCCGGGTGAGGCCTTTATCGTTGGCGATGCACCCGTTGGTCTGTGGGCGGCGCAAGCCTGCTGCATCGCTATATTCAGCGACGGAGGCTGGCGATTTGCACCCGCCGTCAACGCGATGCGCCTGTTTGACCGGACGGCCGGCGTCATGCGCCGCTTCGATGGCAGCAACTGGCTTGGCTATCCCGCAATCGCCGATGCAACCGGCGGTTCGGTGGTCGATGCAGAGGCTCGCGCCACCCTTGCAGCAGTGCTGGTGGCGCTGCGCCAGGCGGGGCTTGCAGCCGTTACGTGA
- a CDS encoding OmpA family protein, with protein MRKLVVGLALASTALTTPAFARDGQWYVGVEGGAMIVEDIEFDVGALSNATLVDTDTGYDVGAIVGYDFGPFRLESEVSYREADITDVQTQVGISRGAAATAIGRFNAVGSANVLAFMVNGLIDFGADDGLQGFVGGGVGVARTDFNGSTQPGTGPFIDDSDTGFAWQVLAGVRAPISDSWDVGLKYRFFNSDSVDLLSVNGREFDSRFRSHSILGSIIYNFGGEEAAPPPPPPPPPPPPPPPPPPPPPPPPPPVCEKGPYIVFFDFDKSNITPEAATILDNAVAAYGSCGSVPVMLAGHADRSGAATYNVGLSQRRADSVKAYLVSRNIPASAISTQAFGETRNRVQTADGVRELQNRRVEITYGPGSGM; from the coding sequence ATGCGCAAGTTAGTCGTTGGACTGGCGTTGGCATCTACCGCCCTGACGACGCCGGCCTTCGCCCGCGACGGCCAGTGGTATGTCGGCGTGGAAGGCGGCGCCATGATCGTCGAAGACATCGAGTTCGATGTCGGCGCTCTGAGCAACGCCACGCTCGTGGACACGGACACCGGCTATGATGTCGGTGCCATTGTCGGTTACGATTTCGGCCCGTTCCGTCTGGAATCGGAAGTCAGCTATCGTGAAGCTGATATCACCGATGTGCAGACTCAGGTCGGCATCTCGCGTGGCGCAGCCGCGACGGCTATCGGTCGCTTCAACGCTGTCGGCAGCGCCAATGTTCTGGCGTTCATGGTCAATGGCCTGATCGACTTCGGAGCTGATGATGGCCTGCAGGGCTTTGTCGGCGGTGGTGTTGGTGTTGCTCGTACCGACTTCAACGGTTCGACCCAGCCGGGCACTGGCCCCTTCATCGATGATTCGGACACCGGTTTCGCCTGGCAGGTTCTGGCGGGGGTTCGCGCTCCGATCAGCGACAGCTGGGACGTGGGTCTGAAGTATCGCTTCTTCAACAGCGACTCGGTTGACCTGCTGAGCGTCAACGGCCGTGAATTCGACAGCCGTTTCCGCAGCCACTCGATCCTGGGCAGCATCATCTACAACTTCGGTGGTGAAGAAGCGGCTCCGCCGCCTCCGCCTCCGCCGCCTCCGCCGCCCCCGCCGCCCCCGCCGCCTCCGCCTCCTCCGCCGCCGCCTCCGCCGGTTTGCGAGAAGGGTCCGTACATCGTGTTCTTCGACTTTGATAAGTCGAACATCACGCCGGAAGCTGCGACCATTCTGGACAACGCCGTTGCCGCTTACGGCAGCTGTGGTTCGGTTCCGGTCATGCTGGCTGGTCACGCTGACCGCTCGGGTGCAGCAACCTACAACGTGGGCCTGTCCCAGCGTCGTGCCGACTCCGTCAAGGCCTATCTGGTCTCGCGGAACATCCCGGCCAGCGCTATCAGCACCCAGGCGTTCGGTGAAACCCGCAACCGCGTTCAGACCGCCGACGGCGTTCGTGAACTGCAGAACCGTCGCGTGGAAATCACCTACGGTCCGGGTTCGGGCATGTAA